The Methanolacinia petrolearia DSM 11571 genome has a segment encoding these proteins:
- a CDS encoding B12-binding domain-containing radical SAM protein: protein MKNLKILFLHPSAHLKRPMYILMPMGMINLMNLLKEQNFQVYAINVGLELSLDSGYRIKDDLEKTEFDIALIDLHWHEHAFGALELARLCKEIRPECYVVIGGFTASYFSDQIISDHEYVDFVISGDGEKPLLELVSATSGGGTEKISSVSNLTYRSSGKVITNPVSYTADDAYSANYSDITSLKHWEEYLKCNIHFYSRGQFWYSYWLCVAKGCVFDCSFCGGGKNAHQQIFNRNHLFFREKKQVTDNIRHLAGLGVHTVNFSHDIQMAGVEYWESLLSDIGKNDIDIGAYIELNSLSTPAFAEKFAETFSLNYSTLVFSPLSGNEEVRAKNGKGYSNSDLLKNVELMESLKIPYAVYFAAGFPFETEESFNETLELAEKLSSGSMLKMIFSTPLTLDPGSPMFNNPGEFGITPHFRSFKDYYERSRKRACGMPFDLYGYHTDTLSPGQMNSLQVKWMEFMKEKFEDIISNLTVSRVNFL from the coding sequence ATGAAAAACCTGAAAATTTTATTTTTACACCCATCCGCCCATTTAAAAAGGCCGATGTATATTCTCATGCCGATGGGCATGATAAATCTCATGAACCTTTTGAAGGAACAAAATTTTCAGGTATATGCAATAAACGTTGGACTTGAACTCAGCCTTGACAGCGGGTACCGGATAAAAGATGACCTGGAAAAGACTGAATTCGATATTGCACTTATAGACCTGCACTGGCATGAGCACGCTTTCGGTGCTCTGGAGCTTGCCCGGTTGTGTAAGGAGATTCGTCCCGAATGTTATGTTGTTATAGGAGGGTTCACAGCATCATATTTTTCAGATCAGATAATATCGGATCATGAATATGTGGATTTTGTCATCAGCGGTGATGGTGAGAAACCGCTTTTAGAATTAGTATCCGCAACAAGCGGTGGCGGCACTGAAAAGATCTCGTCCGTTTCAAATCTTACATACCGCTCTTCCGGGAAAGTTATAACGAATCCTGTATCTTACACCGCGGATGACGCTTACTCTGCAAATTATTCGGATATAACCTCCCTTAAACATTGGGAGGAATATCTCAAGTGTAATATCCATTTTTACTCCAGGGGGCAGTTCTGGTACAGCTACTGGCTTTGTGTGGCAAAAGGATGTGTTTTCGACTGCAGTTTTTGCGGCGGAGGGAAAAATGCCCACCAGCAAATATTCAACAGGAACCACCTTTTTTTCAGGGAGAAGAAGCAGGTAACGGATAATATCAGGCACCTCGCCGGACTCGGAGTCCATACGGTAAATTTTTCTCACGATATCCAGATGGCAGGAGTGGAGTATTGGGAGTCTCTTTTGAGCGATATAGGAAAAAATGACATCGATATAGGTGCGTATATCGAATTAAACAGCCTTTCGACCCCCGCGTTTGCCGAAAAATTTGCCGAAACATTTTCATTAAATTATTCAACGCTGGTTTTTTCACCGCTTTCCGGCAACGAAGAGGTCCGGGCGAAAAACGGGAAAGGATACAGCAACAGCGATCTCTTAAAAAACGTTGAGCTGATGGAGTCCCTGAAAATTCCCTATGCAGTTTATTTTGCCGCAGGTTTCCCTTTCGAGACCGAGGAGAGTTTCAATGAAACACTTGAACTGGCTGAAAAACTCAGCAGCGGTTCGATGCTGAAGATGATCTTCAGCACTCCCCTGACCCTCGATCCCGGGTCCCCGATGTTCAATAATCCCGGTGAGTTTGGTATAACCCCGCACTTTCGAAGTTTCAAAGATTATTATGAAAGGAGCAGGAAACGTGCCTGCGGTATGCCTTTTGATCTTTACGGTTACCATACGGACACCCTCTCACCCGGGCAGATGAATAGTCTTCAGGTGAAATGGATGGAATTTATGAAGGAAAAATTTGAAGATATCATTTCAAACCTGACTGTAAGCAGGGTAAATTTTCTGTGA